In the Podospora bellae-mahoneyi strain CBS 112042 chromosome 4, whole genome shotgun sequence genome, one interval contains:
- the SPO14 gene encoding Phospholipase D1 (EggNog:ENOG503NX5P; COG:I), which translates to MTDTPRLEPSGTPRKEAKTTLSSGTLDELPTIPQAKLLHTHSSPLLSDHVDFATRPATRPNSLRGQSIAENEPTDYLNGGVAHDRQSPPAAGYGNGPIPSALNIENPPKSAASGPSDLLDTSEFTLPNSNRRSVQFTQDDFPPDQITAHSRQGSWDTREAFGKLRGSGFIAILKDLKGPGGSHTPRTPGAGPSELPSTASSPTALRNPPRIPRAADEGSDVDADAEETADETVGGAAKGKQRKKRRIRRPRMDSYSTPNTPQVGVGNQDTAAAGYGRFGGLLRRATLGGVDDHGVVSEGEGRDRLTNARAPRRVTPWSSRGGHDDGEEAESPGGSRVGHHFRRFSALGGGGGGVSDGDAISPRRPFFGTERASTFSAQKWKQVKGALKLLRKKPDEQFDFAKSAELMAELRAVTPAVLMLASMIQRDEHGNKRIPVLLEQLRLKVKSSTPSQEKDSERHWLFEIELEYGSGPSQMKWTIHRTIKDILNLHWKYKLTLGNEKLPSIHQGARPKQPSFPLSAFPYLRGVRGLDESDEEDAPNSQLTPNPLVNNNDRAEETAGELTAGEATVQEGTDIDTPIRKKRSRMSYLGARRKTSALGSMADLGASALDPSVAKRRYVERQQRTLEKYLQDMIRWLMFRADSNRLCRFLELSALGVRLAAEGSYHGKECYLHIQSSKGLDFRRVLTPGKVIARHSRKWFLVRQSYIVCVESPENMNIYDVYLVDPKFKLISKNTKGKELAGKDKDREDDVENLDLTAPRPVAKHHTLKILTSERKVKLFSPNQHLIQQFEESIVEMLKNTPWHLHNRFGSFAPVRTGAYAQWLVDGRDYMWNVSRAISMAKDVIYIHDWWLSPELYMRRPACISQKWRLDRLLQRKAAEGVKVFVIVYRNVEAAIPIDSEYTKFSLLNLHPNIFVQRSPHQFKKNQFFFAHHEKIVIVDHDIAFVGGIDLCFGRWDCPQHPVVDDKPTGFEPQEGQPRDAEHVQLFPGKDYSNPRVRDFFRLNEPYEEMYDRSRIPRMPWHDIAMQVVGQPARDLTRHFVQRWNYVRRGRKPTRPTPFLLPPPDCKPEELEAVGLNGTCEVQILRSASTWSLGIEDTEQSIHLAYIKMIEDSDHFVYMENQFFITSTETLNSKMVNGIGDALVRRIIRAHENDEDWRAVILIPLMPGFQNEVNEQDGTSVRLILQCQYRSICRGEHSIFGRLKGAGIDPEDYIQFFCLRQWGKMSNGMLTTEMLYIHAKCIIVDDRVALIGSANINERSMLGNRDSEAAAIVRDTDMIWSTMAGRPYQVGRFAHTLRLRLMREHLGLDVDEILEEERQADLDQAEAFEAEMDRIYSDESDGLSPVVESSRRRSSARPEPLNIPLSRKNASDHQDTDPEKPVGRGRSSSRVSKGKGSADGLRIDIPQADKHKVEVEGLGADHWKAAQEEGLRQGRDSVIVNDREVLVHDVLSGGRGTIDSPKQAHQLRRPSAVTSRDEGGIDNDGIPPMPPFDRRTTEQLGLPRANQLPTLPMVDDTDIGGPPVHTDAGGRLSFGPAHTLPIDIKLADVHKDCMRDPLNPAFYDEVWSRVAENNTRIYRRVFRCMPDSEATNWAEYKEFDAYNQRFKDSMDFHRSDEESEKPPMSHAAAQAGGGGAGIGAPGPATASHAAAEKLASPLGNAVRNALSHNEPNKDAVLDEKRGMQENDYGQDNSWGDMNPDPEKSVDPLDTGNHPTNSSHDHLPQTEKLDVVKPRERRATFSNQEKPPKTGDSTASAANTDANGNSVKPVGSQRRPRRRTTTRGSRKGFSPTDDLLNRADAEELLNMTQGALVQFPYDWLVVEETNGNWLFQVDQVAPLAIYN; encoded by the exons ATGACGGATACCCCCCGGCTTGAGCCTTCGGGCACGCCTCGAAAGGAAGCAAAGACgaccctctcctccggcaCGCTCGACGAATtgcccaccatcccccaagccaaactcctccacaCTCACTCATCACCATTGCTGTCCGATCATGTCGATTTTGCTACCCGCCCGGCGACGAGACCGAATTCCCTACGTGGGCAGAGCATTGCCGAGAACGAGCCTACAGATTACTTGAATGGGGGGGTTGCCCATGACCGACAATCTCCCCCTGCGGCTGGCTATGGCAATGGGCCCATACCGTCCGCTCTCAATATTGAGAACCCCCCTAAATCCGCTGCCTCAGGCCCATCCGACCTACTGGACACATCCGAGTTCACTTTGCCGAATTCAAACCGAAGAAGCGTACAATTCACCCAGGATGACTTCCCGCCAGACCAAATAACAGCACACTCGAGGCAGGGTTCTTGGGACACCCGCGAAGCCTTTGGAAAGCTCCGTGGCTCGGGTTTCATTGCCATACTCAAGGACTTGAAAGGCCCTGGCGGATCGCATACCCCGAGGACACCTGGTGCCGGTCCTTCGGAACTCCCATCCACCGCAAGTTCGCCAACAGCACTCCGTAATCCACCAAGAATACCTCGCGCGGCAGACGAAGGTAGTGATGTTGATGCAGATGCCGAGGAAACTGCCGATGAGACGGTTGGCGGAGCTGCGAAGGGTAAACAACGAAAGAAGAGACGGATCCGGAGACCCAGAATGGACTCATATTCGACGCCCAACACGCCTCAAGTTGGTGTGGGAAACCAGGATACTGCCGCCGCTGGGTACgggaggtttggagggcTTTTGCGACGTGCAACGTTGGGAGGCGTAGACGACCATGGCGTTGTATCCGAGGGTGAAGGTCGTGACCGCCTGACTAATGCACGGGCCCCCAGAAGAGTTACGCCATGGTCTTCAAGAGGTGGTCATGATGACGGGGAAGAAGCCGAAAGCCCAGGAGGTTCGAGGGTTGGCCATCATTTCAGAAGATTTTCGGCcctcggcggtggcggtggtggtgtcagTGATGGGGATGCCATCAGCCCCAGAAGGCCCTTTTTCGGAACCGAACGAGCCAGTACGTTCAGTGCACAAAAATGGAAACAAGTTAAAGGTGCCTTGAAGCTGCTGCGCAAAAAGCCAGACGAGCAGTTTGACTTTGCCAAATCCGCAGAGCTCATGGCCGAACTGCGGGCGGTTACCCCCGCTGTCTTGATGCTGGCAAGCATGATACAGCGGGACGAGCATGGTAACAAGAGGATCCCCGTGCTGCTCGAGCAGTTGAGGCTTAAAGTCAAGAGTAGTACGCCAAGCCAAGAGAAGGACAGTGAGAGACATTGGCTCTTTGAAATCGAGCTCGAGTACGGCAGTGGTCCAAGTCAGATGAAGTGGACCATCCACCGCACCATCAAGGACATTCTCAACCTTCATTGGAAGTATAAGTTGACGCTAGGGAACGAGAAGTTGCCTTCCATTCATCAAGGGGCGAGACCAAAACAGCCCAGCTTTCCTTTGTCTGCCTTTCCCTACCTTCGTGGAGTGAGAGGCTTGGATGAgtctgacgaggaggatgctcCGAACAGCCAGCTTACGCCCAACCCGCTTGTTAATAACAACGATAGGGCTGAAGAGACGGCCGGGGAGCTAACAGCAGGCGAAGCTACTGTTCAGGAAGGGACCGATATCGACACCCCGATTCGGAAAAAGCGCTCACGCATGTCGTACCTGGGTGCTCGACGAAAGACCTCAGCGCTCGGATCCATGGCCGATCTTGGTGCCAGTGCTTTGGACCCCAGTGTGGCTAAGAGACGCTACGTTGAGCGGCAACAGAGGACGCTGGAAAAGTATCTTCAAGACATGATTCGCTGGCTCATGTTCCGCGCGGATAGCAACCGTCTCTGCCGCTTCCTCGAACTCTCTGCCCTTGGTGTGCGCCTTGCTGCAGAAGGCAGCTATCACGGGAAAGAATGCTACCTGCACATTCAGTCCTCCAAGGGACTCGACTTTCGACGGGTTTTGACGCCAGGAAAGGTGATTGCTAGACACAGTCGGAAATGGTTCCTTGTGCGTCAAAGTTATATCGTCTGCGTTGAGTCCCCGGAGAACATGAATATCTACGACGTCTACCTCGTTGATCCCAAGTTCAAGCTCATATCGAAGAATACCAAGGGTAAGGAGCTTGCcggcaaggacaaggacagagaggatgatgttgaaaaTCTCGATTTGACGGCTCCCCGCCCTGTGGCCAAGCACCATACTCTCAAGATCCTTACCTCGGAGCGGAAGGTCAAGTTGTTCTCCCCGAATCAGCACCTCATTCAGCAATTTGAGGAGTCCATCGTGGAGATGCTGAAGAACACGCCATGGCACCTGCACAATCGGTTTGGCAGCTTTGCCCCTGTTCGCACTGGGGCCTATGCCCAGTGGCTTGTGGACGGCCGAGACTATATGTGGAATGTCTCGCGTGCCATCAGCATGGCAAAGGATGTCATCTACATTCACGACTGGTGGCTGAGTCCCGAGTTGTACATGAGACGTCCCGCTTGTATCAGCCAAAAGTGGCGACTTGATCGTCTGCTGCAGCGAAAGGCTGCCGAAGGTGTCAAGGTCTTTGTGATTGTCTACCGCAATGTGGAAGCCGCTATCCCTATTGATTCCGAGTATACTAAATTTTCCTTGCTTAACTTGCACCCGAACATTTTTGTCCAGCGCTCGCCACATCAGTTTAAAAAGAACCAGTTCTTCTTTGCTCATCACGAAAAGATCGTTATTGTCGATCATGATATCGCCTTTGTCGGTGGCATCGATCTCTGCTTTGGTCGTTGGGATTGCCCGCAACATCCTGTGGTGGACGACAAACCTACTGGTTTCGAGCCTCAAGAGGGACAGCCCAGGGATGCCGAGCACGTTCAACTCTTCCCCGGAAAGGACTATTCTAACCCCCGTGTTCGCGACTTCTTCCGCCTCAACGAGCCTTACGAGGAGATGTATGATCGCTCCAGAATCCCACGCATGCCATGGCACGATATTGCCATGCAGGTAGTAGGCCAGCCAGCTCGCGATCTCACTCGTCACTTTGTTCAGAGGTGGAACTACGTCCGTCGCGGACGCAAGCCCACCAGACCTACGCCATTTCTGCTGCCTCCGCCGGATTGCAAACCAGAGGAGCTTGAGGCAGTTGGCTTGAATGGCACTTGTGAGGTGCAAATCCTTCGCTCGGCATCCACCTGGTCTCTAGGCATTGAAGACACCGAACAAAGTATCCACTTGGCTTATATCAAGATGATCGAAGACTCGGACCATTTCGTGTATATGGAGAATCAGTTCttcatcaccagcaccgagACCCTCAATAGCAAGATGGTCAACGGTATCGGCGATGCCCTGGTTCGCCGCATCATTCGTGCTCACGAAAATGACGAGGACTGGCGAGCGGTTATCCTGATTCCCCTGATGCCTGGCTTCCAGAACGAGGTGAACGAACAAGATGGCACCAGCGTTCGTCTCATTCTGCAGTGCCAATACCGCAGTATCTGTCGTGGAGAGCACTCGATTTTTGGGCGCCTCAAGGGTGCCGGCATTGACCCTGAGGACTACATTCAGTTCTTTTGTCTCCGTCAGTGGGGCAAGATGTCCAACGGCATGCTCACAACCGAGATGTTGTATATCCATGCCAAGTGCATCATCGTTGACGACCGGGTGGCTTTGATCGGATCGGCCAACATCAATGAGCGCTCCATGTTGGGCAACCGCGATTCCGAGGCTGCCGCCATCGTCCGCGATACCGACATGATTTGGTCCACGATGGCCGGACGCCCTTATCAGGTCGGGAGATTCGCCCACACGCTGCGTCTTCGGTTGATGAGAGAGCATTTGGGCTTGGATGTTGACgagattttggaggaggagagacaGGCCGATCTCGACCAAGCAGAGGCtttcgaggccgagatggatcGCATCTACAGCGACGAGTCCGATGGACTGTCTCCTGTGGTCGAGAGCTCAAGACGCCGTAGTTCAGCTCGCCCAGAGCCGCTCAATATCCCATTATCTCGGAAGAACGCCAGTGATCACCAGGATACAGATCCGGAGAAGCCGGTGGGCAGAGGCCGGTCTTCCTCCAGGGTctccaagggcaagggctCTGCTGACGGTCTACGAATTGACATTCCACAGGCTGACAAGCACaaggtggaagtggaaggtCTCGGTGCTGATCATTGGAAGGCCGCTCAGGAGGAGGGTCTTCGTCAGGGGCGTGATTCTGTTATTGTCAATGATAGAGAAGTGTTGGTTCATGATGTTTTGTCTGGCGGAAGGGGAACGATTGACAGTCCCAAGCAAGCTCATCAGCTCCGGCGCCCCTCGGCCGTCACCTCTCGTGACGAAGGAGGTATTGACAACGACGGTATTCCTCCCATGCCACCATTTGACAGGCGGACCACGGAGCAACTTGGACTGCCACGGGCAAACCAGTTGCCAACACTGCCCATGGTGGACGACACCGACATTGGCGGCCCGCCCGTTCACACTGACGCTGGCGGAAGGTTGAGCTTCGGGCCCGCCCACACCCTTCCTATTGATATCAAGCTGGCCGATGTCCACAAGGATTGTATGCGCGATCCTCTCAACCCAGCCTTCTACGATGAAGTCTGGTCGAGAGTGGCTGAGAACAACACCAGGATTTACCGACGCGTGTTCCGCTGCATGCCAGACTCGGAAGCAACCAACTGGGCTGAGTACAAGGAGTTCGACGCTTACAACCAACGCTTCAAAGATAGCATGGACTTTCACCGCTCCGACGAAGAGAGCGAGAAGCCTCCCATGAGCCACGCGGCAGCCCAggctggaggcggtggagctGGTATCGGCGCGCCCGGTCCTGCTACTGCCAGTCACGCGGCGGCTGAGAAACTGGCAAGTCCCTTGGGCAATGCTGTCAGGAACGCTCTCAGTCACAACGAGCCAAACAAGGATGCCGTTCTTGATGAAAAGCGCGGCATGCAAGAAAATGACTATGGGCAAGACAACTCGTGGGGTGATATGAACCCCGACCCAGAGAAGTCTGTCGACCCCTTGGACACGGGTAATCATCCGACCAATTCAAGTCACGATCACTTGCCCCAGACGGAGAAGCTTGATGTTGTCAAACCAAGGGAGCGGAGGGCTACCTTTTCCAACCAGGAGAAGCCCCCCAAGACGGGCGACAGCACTGCGTCAGCTGCCAATACCGATGCCAACGGCAATAGTGTGAAGCCAGTTGGGTCTCAACGACGCCCCAGGCGGCGGACTACCACCAGGGGTAGCCGGAAGGGCTTCAGTCCGACTGATGATTTGCTCAACCGCGCCGATGCTGAGGAGCTGCTTAACATGACGCAAGGTGCTTTGGTGCAGTTCCCGTATGATTGgcttgtggtggaggagacgaaTGGCAACTGGCTGTTCCAGGTGGACCAGGTGGCTCCGTTGGCTATCTA TAACTGA
- a CDS encoding hypothetical protein (EggNog:ENOG503P6Q8; COG:S), translating to MKSFFLPVAVLVSAAMAQTTSVCGADYIVEACLGSEKAKLAACGHSDYDCSCAAWQAILTCYNNCPNDSRLHSDVGQKDIFCGHASQFPSKATAAPSASKTNNVTPTQTPNQNQVEDDASNTDDESGTSTSTSSPATNTNSAAYLALNAGGVLAAVAGVVAVVL from the exons ATGAAGTCCTTCTTCCTGCCCGTCGCCGTCCTCGTCTCGGCCGCCATGGCCCAGACCACCAGCGTCTGTGGTGCCGACTACATAGTCGAGGCCTGCCTCGGCTCCGAGAAGGCGAAGCTCGCCGCCTGCGGCCACAGTGACTACGACTGCTCATGCGCCGCCTGGCAAGCTATCCTCAC CTGCTACAACAACTGCCCCAACGACTCTCGTCTCC ACTCTGACGTCGGCCAAAAGGACATCTTCTGCGGCCACGCCTCCCAGTTCCCTTCCAAGGCCACCGCTGCCCCTtccgcctccaaaaccaACAACGTCACCCCGACCCAGACCCCAAATCAGAACCAGGTTGAGGATGACGCGAGCAACACTGACGACGAgtccggcacctccacctccaccagctccccagccaccaacaccaacagcgCTGCGTATCTCGCCCTGAACGCTGGCGGtgtcctcgccgccgtcgccggtgttgttgctgtcgtgCTCTAA
- the TUB4 gene encoding gamma-tubulin (EggNog:ENOG503NWWN; COG:Z) codes for MPREIITIQAGQCGNSIGSQFWQQLCQEHGISQDGNLEDFATEGGDRKDVFYYQSDDTRYIPRAILIDLEPRVIHGIQTGPYRNIYNPENFYVGKNGVGAGNNWGDGYQTGELVHEEIMEMIDREADGSDSLEGFMMLHSIAGGTGSGLGSFLLERLNDRFPKKIIQTYSVFPDTTNSGDVVVHPYNSMLTMRRLTQNADSVVVLDNGALSHIAADRLHMQEPSFQQTNQLVSTVMSASTTTLRYPGYMHNDLVSILASLIPTPRCHFLMTSYTPFTGDQVEQAKTVRKTTVLDVMRRLLQPKNRMVSTVPGKKSCYISILNVIQGEVDPTDVHKSLLRIRERRLATFIPWGPASIQVALTKRSPYIPMAHRVSGLMLANHTSIATLFKRIYRQYDGMRKRNAFLEGYKKTAPFADNLSEFDEAREVVTDLIAEYEAAEDANYLNPDVGNENPALVEVDKRMG; via the exons atgcCAAGAGAAATAATCACCATTCAGGCAGGCCAGTGCGGCAACAGCA TTGGCAGTCAGTTTTGGCAGCAGCTATGCCAGGAGCACGGCATCAGTCAGGACGGCAACCTCGAGGACTTTGCAACCGAGGGCGGCGATCGAAAAGATGTCTTTTATTATCAGAGTGACGATACCCGGTACATCCCAAGAGCTATCCTAATCGATCTGGAGCCACGAGTTATCCACGGCATCCAAACAGGCCCATACAGAAACATATACAACCCTGAGAACTTTTACGTGGGCAAGAATGGTGTAGGGGCCGGAAACAACTGGGGCGATGGGTACCAGACGGGAGAGTTAGTGCACGAGGAGATCATGGAGATGATCGACCGGGAAGCTGACGGCAGTGATTCTCTCGAGGGCTTCATGATGCTGCATTCGATCGCCGGAGGCACAGGCTCAGGCTTGGGTTCCTTCCTACTTGAAAGGTTAAATGACAGATTCCCCAAGAAGATCATCCAGACATACTCCGTATTTCCCGACACGACAAACTCTGGCGACGTGGTGGTACACCCATACAACAGCATGCTCACCATGAGACGCCTCACCCAAAATGCCGATTCAGTGGTTGTCCTCGACAACGGAGCTCTCTCCCACATCGCAGCAGACAGACTTCACATGCAAGAGCCCTCCttccaacaaacaaaccagcTGGTATCGACCGTCATGTcggccagcaccaccaccctccgctACCCAGGTTACATGCACAATGACCTTGTCAGCATCCTCGCATCTCTCATCCCGACCCCACGTTGCCACTTCCTCATGACTTCTTACACACCCTTCACCGGTGATCAAGTCGAGCAGGCCAAGACAGTCCGCAAGACCACCGTTCTGGACGTCATGCGTCGTCTCTTGCAGCCCAAGAACCGCATGGTATCGACCGTGCCCGGCAAAAAGAGTTGCTACATTTCCATCTTGAATGTCATTCAAGGAGAAGTTGACCCGACAGACGTCCACAAGAGTTTGCTGCGTATCCGTGAACGTCGTCTTGCCACTTTCATTCCATGGGGTCCCGCCAGTATTCAAGTGGCTCTGACCAAGAGAAGCCCATACATCCCCATGGCACACCGTGTCAGCGGTCTAATGTTGGCCAATCACACGAGTATCGCAACT CTTTTCAAAAGAATTTACCGTCAATATGATGGCATGAGAAAACGCAATGCCTTCTTGGAGGGCTACAAAAAGACGGCTCCCTTTGCTGACAACCTCAGCGAGTTCGATGAGGCTCGAGAGGTCGTCACAGATCTCATTGCCGAGTACGAGGCCGCCGAAGATGCCAACTATCTCAACCCCGATGTTGGTAACGAAAATCCTGCCTTGGTTGAAGTGGACAAGAGGATGGGTTAA